Proteins encoded by one window of Streptococcus sanguinis:
- a CDS encoding bifunctional riboflavin kinase/FAD synthetase, whose translation MITKRIIDEKGIDQTEDTVLVLGYFDGLHKGHQALFEKAREIATEQGLKIAVLTFPESPKLAFVRYQPELMLHLASPEDRMAQLENLGVDYLYLIDFTSHFAGNTARDFFEKYVSRLRAKAVVAGFDYHFGSDRKESHELRDYFNGKIVIVPSVNLDNRKISSTRIRETIAVGDMLKTQELLGYPLSTRGIVVHGNARGRTIGYPTANLAPLDRVLLPGDGVYVADVEHNGQRYRGMASVGKNVTFDGDELRFEVNIFDFSQDIYGDTIRIFWLHKIREMVKFDGIDSLIAQLQSDERIARSWTAYRNS comes from the coding sequence ATGATAACCAAGAGAATTATAGATGAAAAAGGGATTGATCAGACAGAAGATACGGTCCTTGTTCTAGGCTATTTCGATGGGCTGCATAAGGGCCATCAGGCACTCTTTGAGAAAGCGAGAGAGATTGCAACGGAGCAAGGTCTCAAGATTGCAGTACTAACCTTCCCAGAGTCTCCTAAGCTGGCCTTTGTCCGCTATCAGCCTGAGCTCATGCTGCATCTAGCTAGTCCTGAAGACCGGATGGCGCAGCTGGAAAATCTAGGTGTTGACTATCTTTACCTGATTGACTTTACTAGCCATTTTGCAGGCAATACAGCCCGAGACTTTTTTGAGAAGTACGTATCTCGTCTGCGCGCCAAGGCTGTGGTGGCTGGCTTTGACTATCATTTTGGCTCAGACCGCAAAGAGTCACATGAGCTAAGAGATTATTTTAACGGTAAGATTGTTATCGTTCCCTCGGTTAATCTGGATAATCGGAAGATTTCTTCCACTCGGATTCGGGAGACGATTGCTGTCGGAGATATGCTAAAAACTCAAGAATTGCTAGGCTATCCTCTATCTACGCGTGGCATTGTGGTTCATGGAAATGCCAGAGGACGGACGATTGGCTATCCAACAGCCAATCTAGCTCCTTTGGATCGAGTCCTTCTCCCAGGAGATGGCGTCTATGTCGCGGATGTTGAGCACAATGGTCAGCGCTATCGTGGTATGGCTAGTGTTGGGAAAAATGTAACTTTTGACGGGGATGAACTTCGTTTTGAGGTTAATATATTTGATTTTTCTCAGGATATCTATGGTGATACCATTCGGATTTTCTGGCTGCATAAGATTCGCGAGATGGTTAAGTTTGATGGTATTGACAGCTTGATTGCTCAGCTGCAGAGTGATGAACGGATCGCTAGAAGTTGGACTGCTTATCGAAATAGTTGA